The window CATTTTCTCGACCATGAAACGGTTCATCTTGATGTCGTTTTCCTGCCAGTCGAAGGTCATCCGCAACAGTGGCAAGCCGTAGGCATCGCGGTACACCGGGTCCAGATCGAGGTAATTGCCACGGTAGGATTGATGCGCGCCGTGGGCATCCATCGACACTTGATGGGTGTAGTAATCGGCGGTGGCACGTTTCCAGGCACTGCCCCAGGCCGGGGTGCCCGGTGGGTTGGATGTGCCAGCGATCGGTCGGCTGCCGGCCTGGTTGACCCACATCGGTGAGCCGCCGACGAAACCATGGGGGCCATGATCAAAGTTGTCGGCGTTGAAGTCGTCCACCGCCACGCCGTTACCGCCGGCACCAATAAAGTTGTTGGTGTGGGTGTCTTTGTCGAAGTAGGCCTTGATGGTGGCCATGTTCTGGTAGGCGAAGTTCTTGCCGACCACGCCTTCGCCGCTGATTGGGTCATACGGCTTGCCGATACCCGAAAGCAGCATCAGCCGAACATTGTGAAACTGGAAGGCACCGAGGATCACCAGGTCTGCCGGCTGCTCGATTTCCCGGCCCTGGCCGTCGATGTAGGTGACGCCTGTTGCCTTGCGCTTGGTGCTGTCGAGATTGACCCGCAGTACATGGGAGTTGGGCCGCAGCTCGAAATTGGGCAGCGGCTTGAGCGCCGGCAGAATGTTTACGTTCGGCGATGCCTTGGAATACATGTAGCAGACATAACCACTGCAAAAGCCGCAGAAGTTGCACGGGCCCATTTGTGCGCCGTAGGGGTTGGTGTAGGGGCCTGACGTATTGGCCGACGGCAGGTTGTAGGGTTTGTAACCCACTGCGGTGGCCGCTTTCTGAAACAGCTGTGCGGAAACAGTGTTCTTCTGCGATTCCAGCGGGAAATGATCGGAGCGATCCGGCGCGTACGGGTTGCCGCCCTTGCCTTCGCCGACCAATTGACCCTTCACCGTCCAGGCCTGTCCCGACGTGCCGAAAACCTTCTCGGCGTAATCGAAAAACGGTTCCAGCTCTTCATAGCTGACGCCGAAGTCCTGGATGGTCATGTCCTTGGGAATGAAGCTTTTGCCGTAGCGTTCTTCGTAGTGGCTACGCATGCGCAACTCGATCGGGTCGACCCGAAAGTGCACGCCGGACCAGTGCAAACCGGCGCCGCCGACACCGTTGCCGGGCAGGAAGGCGCCCAGTTGGCGGTTCGGCAGCGCGATGTCATTCACGCTGTGGCGAATGGTCACGGTCTCTTTGGAAATGTCCTGAAAGAGTTTTTTCCGCACGCTGTAGGTGAGTTCGTCGATCACCTGTGGATAGTTGCCATCGGGGTAAGTGTCCTGCATCGGCCCGCGCTCCAGCGCCAGCACATTCAGGCCGGCTTCTGTCAGCTCCTTGGCCATGATTGCGCCCGTCCAGCCAAAACCGACGATCACTGCGTCGACCTTCTTCATTACCGTTGCCATGCTCACGCCCTCTCGCCGCGAATTGAAACTGCCGGGAAGGGGTATTGCTCGTTGCGGTCCACCCAATCCATGAAATCGGCGCGGGCGCCGGGGAAGCCGATCATGGTCCAGCCGACCATGCCTTTATTGCCGCCGTGAATCGGGTCGCAGAAGAACCCTTCTTTGGTGTTTTGCAGCAGCAGGTTGAAGAAAATCTTCGCGGGGACACTGTCGAACTGCGGTTTTCCGACTTCGAGTTGCTTGAGCAAATCGTCTCGGGTAGCGCTGTCTTGCTCAGCAAATACTTTACCGTTGAGCGTTTTCGACCACGCATCCGTCGCGGCGATGCCCAGGCGATAAATCTCTTTGGGCACCAATTTGCTCTGCCAGCCCATTTCCGGAGCGGCGTCTGCGTTGAACGGTCCCTGCATGAACCACAACGCGCCGGCCGCGTAAGGCGTGTTCATCTGGCGGTCGATGTATTCAGGCACACCGGCTTCCAGAGCGCCTGGCCCTTGGGCATCGCTCGGAATCAATTGGGCGACAGCGGCGTTGATGAACGCCCATTCTTCGGCGGTGAAGTAGCTGGGTTCATAGGTGCTGGTGCTGACCGGCGCTTTGACGGAACCGGCCGGGGCTGCTTCGGGCGCGGCCATCAGGACTGCGCTGCCCAGACCGCTGCTGGCAACGGTGACCACCGGGATCAAGGTCAGGGATTTGCGCAAAAACTCACGCCGCGGGTTGTCTCGATCTTGATCGGACATAGGGTGGCACCTCATCAGGCAGTAGCGGTTTTTCAGCCGTCTCGCAGGACGACTTTTCGTTTTGGCACCGATGAAGATCGCCCCGCATCGGTAATATTGAGAAACAAATGGTAGCAGGCTAAGCATCAAGATGAACCGATTCAGCTGAAAAACCTCGGTTTTGCAACGAAAGCGATCGGCTGATTCACGATTCTTTGACAGAGGAGTCACAGGCCTTTGACCGCTGGGAGTAGAAGCTCAGTGTCATCTTCCCGATTCCTGAACGGTCATCCCGAGCATGTCTCTATTGCGTTGTACCCAGGCGATCTGCCTGTCCTTGGCCGCACTTTTAAACCTGCCGCTGGCCCTTGCCGACGACAGTGCATTACCCCGACCTGAGGAATGGGCTCAATCGGTCGAGGTGCAGTACAACCTTTTCAAAATGTCCCCGACGCTCTATCGCAGTGCATTGCCAGACAGGGGCGCTGTGCCGTTACTGGAAAAACTCAAGGTCGGGACGGTTATCTCGTTCTTGCCCGAGTCGGATTCAAGCTGGTTATCAACGCCAGGAATCGCGCAAATACAGCTGCCCTACCGCACCAACCATGTGGATGACGCGGATGTACTCAATGCCCTTCGAACGATCCAGACCGCTGAAGCCAAGGGGCCGGTGCTGATGCACTGCAAACATGGCTCGGACCGCACGGGCTTGATGGCGGCGATGTACCGGGTCGTGTTGCAAGGCTGGAGCAAGGAAGACGCCCTGAACGAAATGACCCAGGGCGGCTTTGGTGACAGCACTCATTTCAAGGACAGCGTCCGTTACATGATGCAAGCCGATGTCGACAAGCTCCGCACCGCGTTGGCCAACGGCGATTGCAGCACCAGTCCGTTCGCCAGTTGTTCGATGAAGAACTGGTTCAAATCAGCCCATGTCGAGTAAATCGTTGCCTCAGCGGGGTAACGGCCTCTGACGAAAGCGCGAACAGATCTTCGGCAATCGGCCGTTCAAGAAACGCTTCCAGAGCAGTCAGCAAAGAACGCGAATCGCCCGAGGAAAAAAACGCCTCGCGAAAGGCTCGCCCTGTTTGCGCATTGAAAACCCAATCCTGTTGGAATCGCTTGAAGGCTTCGATAGCCAGTACGTGTGACCATTGGTAGGCGTAAACGGAGGCGGCGTAACCGGTCACCAGGTAATCGAAGCTGTTTGCGAACCGACAATAAGACGGCAGTTGCACGTGGGGAAGCTCCCGCTGAACCTCTTCGAATACTTGCTGGATGCTACGACCATCGCCTTGGCTGCGATGCACTTCGAAATCGAACATTGCGCCCAACAGCAAGAGTGCGGTTTGTCGGCTGGTCTGGGTTTCGAGGGCTGACAATGCCGCGTCTACCCGTGCCTCGGTCAAGCGTTCAGCGCTTTGGTGGTGGGCACCCAGCCATAACAGAAACTCCCGTGACAGGCACCATTGCTCGAATACTTGCCCTGCAAATTCCGCACTGTCGCGCCCCAGTTGGAAAATGCCGGAGAGGTTGTGATGCGGCGAACTCGTCAGCACATGCTGCAGACAATGACCGAACTCATGAAAAAGCACCCGCAGATCCTTGTGCTCAAGCAGGCACGGATGGCCGTCGACCCCTGGTGTGAAGTTGCAGTGAAGATCGGCAATCGGTAGTGCTACGCGGCCTTCGGCGTTTCTTCGTCGGTTTCGCAGCGTGCCGGTCCAGGCGTAATCCGGGGCTTCCTTGCGGTGGTACGGGTCAAGATAAATATGCCCGAGGGTTTGGCCATGCTCGCTGATCTCAAACAGTCGCACATCGTTATGCCAGCGACTGAATTCAGCCTGCTCGAGAATCCGGATCCCGAACAGGCGTTCGCAGAACAGGCAGAGTCGTCGCAAGGTGCCGTCCAGGGGAAAATAGTCGCGCAGATTCTCCAGGGCTTGAGGGAAACGATGGTGGCGCAGTTTTTCAGCGAGAAATTCGTGGTCCCAGGCCTGTACTTCCGAAATGCCCCGTTCGAGCGCAAACGCTTGTAGCTCCTTTGAATCCTGTGCAAGTGACGGTGTGTTCAACGTAACTTGCCGACGCAGAAAACGCTGAACCTGATCGGTGGACTCAGCCGCTGCGGTGGCCAGACGCAGTTGCGCGAAATTGTCGAAACCAAGCAGTTCGGCTTTCTGGTGGCGCAGCGAAAGCATCAGCGTCAGTACAGGATCATTATCGAACTCGTCGGTATTCGGGCCTTGATCGGACGCGCGCGTGGAATACGCCACGAAATATTCTTCTCGCAATGCCCGATTTTCGGCGTACATCATGATTTGCTGGCAGGTGTTTTCATCCAGGGGAATCAGCCAGCCTTCATGTCCTGCTTCTTTGGCCAGGTGTTTCAGGCGATTTTTTACGGTGGGGTATAAACCTTCCAGAACCGCAACGTCATCGACGTGCTTGGTCCAGGCAGCGTTGGCACTTTTCAGATGGATGAGAAACAGCTCTTCGAGTCGATTAATGTCGAGGTTCAACCGGGCCAGCTTTTCCCGTTGCGCCCGGGGCAATTCGATTCCCGCCAATTGAAATTTGCGCAGAATCTTGGCCAGCGCGGCCTTGCGTGGCTCATCGAAGTTGAGGGCGATCGAACTGTTCGCCAACCGCTGGTATGCCTCAAACAACGCGCGATTGCTCATTTTTTCGGATTGGTACTTCGCTCCGGCGTCATTGCATGCAGCAACTGCCGTGTTCCAGGCGGTATCGTCGTGTTTCGTCATCGCCAGGGTCTGGATGATGTCCAAAGCCTCGCTCAGCCGTGCATCGACTTCATCGATGGCCAGAACCAGATCATCCCAATTGGGAAGTACGGATTGGCTGATGATGGTTTCGGCAATGACCTGTCGGTTGTCGGTGATGATCGTTGTGATTGCCGGCACGAGGTGTTCGGTGCGGATCTGCGACCAGGGCGGCAGGTCCCAGGCCTGCAAAAGCGGATTGGTGTCGGGCATGGCGTCTTCCTTGAGTAGAGGCTGAATGTGGTCAGCCTATAAAGGAAGCGCAGGGCAAAGGTGGTAGATAGATACCACCTTCCACTCCGTTCTGAAGTGGAAGGTGGCGGTGACTCAGTGTTGCTCGTCAGGTTTTTTCTTCAGCTTCGGATTGGGGAAAAACTGCACGGCCTGAACCTTGGCGTCCGGGACCTTCAGCGCCGAAGTGTTGACCCGCGTGCCCAACTCCTTGGGCACGGACAGGCCTTGTTCATTCAGCGTGTCGGAATAACCGCAGGCCACGCACTCACGGTGCGGGACTGCGTCTTCGTTCCACATCATCAACTTGTCCGGCTCGCTGCAGGCCGGGCAGACTGCCCCGGCGATAAAGCGTTTTTTCGTGATCACAGGACCCTCGCTCATGCTGCCGCGACCTCACTCAGGCCGCTGTGGCGCAAGAGTGCGTCAATCGACGGCGGACGTCCGCGGAAGTCGACGAACAGCACCATCGGTTCCTGGGAGCCACCGCGCGCCAGGATCGCTTCGCGGAAGGCGCGGCCGGTTTCGGCGTTGAGTACGCCTTCTTCTTCGAATTTCGAGAAGG of the Pseudomonas frederiksbergensis genome contains:
- a CDS encoding M3 family metallopeptidase, which translates into the protein MPDTNPLLQAWDLPPWSQIRTEHLVPAITTIITDNRQVIAETIISQSVLPNWDDLVLAIDEVDARLSEALDIIQTLAMTKHDDTAWNTAVAACNDAGAKYQSEKMSNRALFEAYQRLANSSIALNFDEPRKAALAKILRKFQLAGIELPRAQREKLARLNLDINRLEELFLIHLKSANAAWTKHVDDVAVLEGLYPTVKNRLKHLAKEAGHEGWLIPLDENTCQQIMMYAENRALREEYFVAYSTRASDQGPNTDEFDNDPVLTLMLSLRHQKAELLGFDNFAQLRLATAAAESTDQVQRFLRRQVTLNTPSLAQDSKELQAFALERGISEVQAWDHEFLAEKLRHHRFPQALENLRDYFPLDGTLRRLCLFCERLFGIRILEQAEFSRWHNDVRLFEISEHGQTLGHIYLDPYHRKEAPDYAWTGTLRNRRRNAEGRVALPIADLHCNFTPGVDGHPCLLEHKDLRVLFHEFGHCLQHVLTSSPHHNLSGIFQLGRDSAEFAGQVFEQWCLSREFLLWLGAHHQSAERLTEARVDAALSALETQTSRQTALLLLGAMFDFEVHRSQGDGRSIQQVFEEVQRELPHVQLPSYCRFANSFDYLVTGYAASVYAYQWSHVLAIEAFKRFQQDWVFNAQTGRAFREAFFSSGDSRSLLTALEAFLERPIAEDLFALSSEAVTPLRQRFTRHGLI
- a CDS encoding GMC family oxidoreductase, producing the protein MATVMKKVDAVIVGFGWTGAIMAKELTEAGLNVLALERGPMQDTYPDGNYPQVIDELTYSVRKKLFQDISKETVTIRHSVNDIALPNRQLGAFLPGNGVGGAGLHWSGVHFRVDPIELRMRSHYEERYGKSFIPKDMTIQDFGVSYEELEPFFDYAEKVFGTSGQAWTVKGQLVGEGKGGNPYAPDRSDHFPLESQKNTVSAQLFQKAATAVGYKPYNLPSANTSGPYTNPYGAQMGPCNFCGFCSGYVCYMYSKASPNVNILPALKPLPNFELRPNSHVLRVNLDSTKRKATGVTYIDGQGREIEQPADLVILGAFQFHNVRLMLLSGIGKPYDPISGEGVVGKNFAYQNMATIKAYFDKDTHTNNFIGAGGNGVAVDDFNADNFDHGPHGFVGGSPMWVNQAGSRPIAGTSNPPGTPAWGSAWKRATADYYTHQVSMDAHGAHQSYRGNYLDLDPVYRDAYGLPLLRMTFDWQENDIKMNRFMVEKMGKIAEAMSPKAIAVLGKKVGDHFNTASYQTTHLNGGAIMGTDPKTSALNRYLQSWDVHNVFVPGASAFPQGLGYNPTGLVAALTYWSARAIREQYLKNPGPLVQA
- a CDS encoding gluconate 2-dehydrogenase subunit 3 family protein, translated to MSDQDRDNPRREFLRKSLTLIPVVTVASSGLGSAVLMAAPEAAPAGSVKAPVSTSTYEPSYFTAEEWAFINAAVAQLIPSDAQGPGALEAGVPEYIDRQMNTPYAAGALWFMQGPFNADAAPEMGWQSKLVPKEIYRLGIAATDAWSKTLNGKVFAEQDSATRDDLLKQLEVGKPQFDSVPAKIFFNLLLQNTKEGFFCDPIHGGNKGMVGWTMIGFPGARADFMDWVDRNEQYPFPAVSIRGERA
- a CDS encoding YheV family putative zinc ribbon protein — its product is MSEGPVITKKRFIAGAVCPACSEPDKLMMWNEDAVPHRECVACGYSDTLNEQGLSVPKELGTRVNTSALKVPDAKVQAVQFFPNPKLKKKPDEQH
- a CDS encoding tyrosine-protein phosphatase; translated protein: MSLLRCTQAICLSLAALLNLPLALADDSALPRPEEWAQSVEVQYNLFKMSPTLYRSALPDRGAVPLLEKLKVGTVISFLPESDSSWLSTPGIAQIQLPYRTNHVDDADVLNALRTIQTAEAKGPVLMHCKHGSDRTGLMAAMYRVVLQGWSKEDALNEMTQGGFGDSTHFKDSVRYMMQADVDKLRTALANGDCSTSPFASCSMKNWFKSAHVE